In the Apis cerana isolate GH-2021 linkage group LG7, AcerK_1.0, whole genome shotgun sequence genome, ttattctttaaacatGAAAGCtatttaatgaattgaatttaattatcgacaGTTGATAAcacagaatttttaaaatttcaataaattttaaatattttaatcttaaatacatttttaataaataatcatcacttaaatttctgaaaaatgttataaaaaacaaaaacgacattatttatattctcaaccatttatttttttcttttttctctattataaCTAAAACGTTAAACAAAACCATTGTTctctattcatataaatttcagCATGAAAAATAGTTCGAAATCACAATTAATAagtactaaaaaattatacaaaaatgttcatttaataattaattttgtcgattaaaaattttgagcaATTACCAGAACGAATAATCGTATCAGaaactaatatataatctattgaaatgatttttttcttcataaaaaattaccgTTCatctttcaataaatatgctataaaaaaataacatgcgCGGTTACTCAGtctctttcaaatatttttttttcgacattCGTACATTTATTACTGTCtgttaatttacattttgtaaTCTTGGGAAATAGattctcgaaagaaatttatttcattatagtttatatccataaaatgaaatttaatattttaatattttactgaGCAATCGCatcatatatgattttaacaaattttattataagtttaaCGTAACCTCAAATTCAATACAAAATGTGGTattggattaaaatatatatatatatataataattaagtacACAATCAAgcataaactttttaattaaagatataaagaaatctgatgaatttatcgatttaaaaatatataataaaaatattttttatataaaaatttctgttcCAGAATCTTTtcctacaaaaatattattattaagaaattatttcatgtttaaCCTGTTAATTTTCCACAAAGCCTCGGAATTTCCTCGGAAATTTTTTGTGATGCATTTTATTCCATAACAAAGTGTAGTATACGAAATATGCTCTGATTCTATCATGTTTTCATTATCGgagtgaagaaaaataatttgcatgGGATTGATTTATGAATGCTCCTTGTGTCTCCCAATATGTTGAACAAAAGGAGCTTAATAATTTACAGagactataaaaataatgtgtcTACTATTCCAAAggttttcttcttcatctttttttttttctttttttttttttttcttttttttttttacaaaagtttACATAATTCTTATTGTGCCCGTCACGTGTGTCTATAACGTTTTCTACTTGTTTACTACGATATTCATAAGTAAGCAACAATAACGAGACTAATACTGTTTGTTTGAAAATCGATATACGACGAGTAGTACTCGTCGTTTTATATATGCacgcaattatttatatattacaacttGAAGATTATTCATTACGcagacatttttaaatatgtgtaCATTCGGTATGtgtagtttatatttattcaaactttGAAACATTCGATCCAACATTTGATTTTAGcagtttgatttaaaaatttgagagATTGAAACTTTTcagttaaattgttttaaatgttttaaaaaaaaaatgttttaaaaatattattatttaaaaatttattcgaatgttTCAATAGTTTACATCAAATCTTTCATTTAaacattatgtaaattaaatattttttattatttttgcatgtattcattttttaattatgcttacttatattttgaaatacaaattttatatgtagaattatttattgcacGTATTgtccattaaaattaatatttgaaaaattattttttttttgttttcattaatatgatttcaatttaatattatattaaagaataagaattggggtttctttattttaataatatttcttcagtTGCTtcctgtaaaattttttaattatagacaGCTTCAAAACACTTTCTATCACagataataaacatttatttggtGTAATGAATCAAAGTGCTTTCAATAACAAcagtattcaaattatatataatataaaatatttctcaaaataaagaaaataatagtaatacatCTCCAATCATCtaaattaaaagttgaatggcaaaaaaatatgaataacaaagtgaacaaatttttgtacataatataaagtgaaatgctaattaatttttgcaaaaaatattaataatacttttttttggaatatgattcaaaattaaattataattgatttaaatcttttattttactttgacTCTATCTTGATCAAATTAGAGAACAATGttcttataattagaatataatagaaatacaacttttttaatagtatCAAAAGAACTTTTGTCTCtacattatcaatataaagtttcttactgttaatatatattctgtaaaCAGTATTTTGAACATgacaaatattggaatatatgtatatatacaaaatatatgtacatttttatattatacacatcATACTATATCAtcatttatatctttgttaatatatttatgaaaattaagttaaataaaaataaaatgcaatttacaaattaaaaataatatgaaatagaaaatacaaatacaaatacaatactacagaaaatataaataataattttaagaacatgaagaaaatatcaatatcaaataagtgaaattctattttttatgcaaataacaaagatataactgatgaattcaaatttatacatgtcgataatttatacatgCACATCACCATCATGTGGATAATATTTTACAGTATGATGTACATATATGTTTGAtaaagaatatcatttttttttacattctattCTACAAAACTGACTCTACAATAATGTTTACAACTTCTTCAATATAACCccgtattttcaaaaaaaaaaaaaagaactggaGATGTATCGATCCAGATTTTCGTTTTTGTGTTCTCGAGAACACgtgtcaaaaattattacacgtGATCGGCACGTTACGGACACCATTCAAGAAAACCACGTATTAATCCTACTGATTCTGGATGTATCAGATAAGATTGTGGATGGAATGTTTTCGTTAGtcttataattacttaaattcCCGCTTATAAGAACCACAAGGcaaaattttgcaagaatGCGAACTTTCTTATGCGAGTTCGTCGGAGGGCACCATTGCACGCACCATCCAAGATATTTCAAACTCATAGAAAttgaaagcaaaaaaaatagcaatgaaattcattaatactggacatcaaattattaataatacttattttagatattattacgCAATACTGCAACacgcaaaaaaaaagtttaacatTTGATATGATCAGTTTAAGAGTAtgagaattaaaaagagaaatgaaaaactaaacaacttaaattattagattatcgttaagcgaaaaaaaaatcaaattaataaaatacgagATTTGTTTCATTATGAACATGATGCGTTATTTCATTAACATGGAAATTTCATAAAGCTGTGCTTTCTATAGGTGACGTAGCTCGATTAGGAGTACAACATCGTTCAGGAGTATGGCACAAATCCGGTGTATGCCTACCGTCTCTTAAATGAACGAACTCTAAATCtgcaaaaaaattacttcTCATGGTACCAACTGCACTATCAGAACCAAAACTATCCTGTCTACATAAATCcacatttttataacatcCTGTGTATTCTGTCAAAGAATTAGGCAATTTTCCATCATATACAGGTATCGTTTCGATTACTGTTTTCTTAGAATCATCGGATTTGAATTTGGTACAATCTTCAGTAGTATAGtctttttcattatctatATTAGTTTCATTTCGTGTATTGTAGGAAAGAAAATCATCGTTTTTGGAAAGACTGGAATTTGAATAGAGATTATCTGTATAATAAAACatcgtatttttcttgaaatttccttctttatgaaaatcttctttttgtaAAGTGTTAAAAGAcgaataatctttatatatttgatcttTATGCTTTGCTGTACAATCTAGTACTGTGAGACTTCCTTGTCTAGATAATATACTTCcaatatctgaaatattacTTTCTTGTCTGATTAGCTTATCATTGATAGACTTATCTTCAGTAATTTCTGCTTTTGATTGCAACGAAAATGAAATAGCTTCAGATTGACTATTCTTTTGTGACAAAAATGCATCCTTTGGTGTCTCCTTTGTGGGAGAAATCTTTGTTCTTCTTAAATAAGAGCCTCCCGATGATTTTGAAGTTTCAGCTGTGATTTTCTTTGTGTCATTATCATTTTGACcgtcgattttattttctttttctacaacatttatagattttccaatttgttttaaataagaacTAACAGAATTCGTATCTGacattttaaacttattttccAGCTTAATTCTCGAATGACTATCtccaattgaattatattcattagatTTTTCCgctgatttgaaatttaaacaattgttTACTTTACATAACACTttgttatcaataatatattcaggAGTATCTGATAAAGAGCACGGATTTGTTCTGCCCACATAGCGCATTTTTTCAATAGTAGGTATCCTTCTCAAATTGCATTCTGTTAAATCCTTTTTCAAATACGAATCTTgtttatcattgaaattatagACAGCTGATTcatttgatttgatattttgtctCGGAAAGCAACCAGTAAATCCACTAGAATCTGgagaaataacaatttctgGTTTTTCAATTGAAACTTCCTTAGATCGTGAGTTTTGTCTCGAATAACGACTCGAGGTTCCAGGCGAATCATTTGTTTTGCTGTTCTGCCTTATATATTTTCCTCGAGAATTTATTACATCAGGCActtgaagaatattattagattccgTTTCTTCACGTTCCAACGTACTGTCATTACAACCGCTGCATCGTTTCTTCTCTTGGTGTACTTGACCTTCTTTAATAGGCTTCAATTGCGGTGCCAAACTCTCTGGAGTTGTGGATTCACTAGTACTTGTGCTAGGTCCTATATAATTTCTGATATCGTATTCCAAATTCGATGGTAATTCTGCACCCATCGATAAATGCATTGCCAGTCCTTCCAACCATAATTGCATTATTTCAAAAGGTGGTCTCTTATCGGGATTTAGATCACAACAAAGAAAGGCGATCATATAAAACATTTCCGGACAATTAGAACAAAATTTCTCCTTAAATACATTCTGATTCAGCCCGAAATCTGAAGATCGTGGTAAGTAATCAGGATCTGCTTGAACACGTCCAATAATTTCACAAACAACAATACCAAAACTGaatatatcaactttttcatcatatttgtTACCCTTCATCATTTCAGGCGCCATCCAATATGGATTTCCTACTACTGtgtatcttttctttcgttctttctttgaCGTTTTCGTTTCTCCCTCGGAATGTCTACTGTATTTGCGATTATCAGGGGAGTTACCATTCTGTATTATCCTTGCTAAGCCAAAATCGGCTACGACTACAGTCTTATCCTCGCGTACAAGACAATTATGCGAGTTTAAATCTCGGTGAATAATATTCATGGAATGTAAGTAAGCCATACCAGCAGCTATATCTTTAGCAAATGATGTTCTTTGTTCCCACGGTAAGATTTCATTTGTATCATGTAGCAGAGCTCTTAGAGTTCCTCCTGCTATATACTCAGTGACCAAATGTAACTTTTTATCTTTGTAAAGAACACCGATGAATCGGAGAACATTGTTGTGATGTAGCGAACGTAAAACGGCAAcctgttaaatttatataaaataaaaataaaataaaataatatgaataaatatagaataatcactgataaaataattatattttttaacataaaaaaatttacctcttttagaaaattcttttgagCTTCTTCATCAActctatataattcttttagcaCCATAACTTCGTTAGTATCTCTATGTGTAACTTTGAACACTTGTCCAAAAAATCCTGTACCTAGCAATTCACCTTTCACTAAATCACTAGCACGGAATATTCTTTGATTCTTTGGTTCGACACGAAATGATCTAGTTCTGCTTAAGTCACATGTAAGATTTGTGGGTGAAGATCTATAAACACATCAAAATAAgaacgaatttataaaataaatgttcaagtatttttaatcattatagaaatatttcattcaaaactTAAACTATACCCATCAAGTAATCGCGACATAGAACTACTACGTTCTTTATGCATAGGATCTCTGGTTCTTCGCAATTGCCTGCTTCGCGTTCCACTGATGTAACCTTCATCTCGCCGTTTAAATAAACGTTCTTTATTTTCAGGGCTTGTTTTAGAACTCGAAATCGACGTCAACATCGCTGCAGACGGTGATGAATACGTGAGTTGTCGAGAAACTGTATCCGGATCGTGTTCAATAGTTagctaaaatattcaaaatgtttaattttattttttttatatttaattatacatttattagatttaattatgtttattaaaatttctatatttattatgatatatacatgtacTATGTACTATATACATgtgaatgttattaataaatataatataatacttaaatatgcataaattatatatgtaaatattatatatagaattaccTGTAAAACTGTATCAGAATACTGTATAAGATTTTCAATACTCTCTATTGGCTGATCTTTAACTGGGGTACCATTTACTTCGAGTATACGATCACCGATATGCAAAGATATGAGATCACTGGACATATTCAGTCTGTAACACATTTCATGTGATATCTCCAATGTTttgatagatatatatgtatgtacattttttaaacaaaacatgCAAAACTTTGCGTGCATTTAGttcatatttgatttaaatattataaatgaaattaaatagtaGAACTAAtatccatatttatttttaatccagcaaatttttttgcattattattatatcatatatgttataaaatacaaaatataatcatactaTTACATAACATATactactatatattattttaaatgcatgTTCTGTAAagcataaattttcatttcacttcTAAATACATCATGCTTACACATCTATGCAGcacatattatgaaataaacaaataatattagatacaagaaaattattttgcacaAAGTATATTTTAGCGTGCAAACATTGAAGGACAATCTAATCTATAACAAATACAATATCTaatgcatattatttatttgttatgcTGTACCTATGATTAGAGAAGTGGCAGCATAGTCTAAATAGAACCTCCATCACAGAGGCCAGCAGCTTACTGATTTTTCCACGAACATTTCTCATTAACCTGCATTTTAGTTTAAAGTTATTAGAGGCTgcttatctattttattttgtttatttatttatttttaaataatcacatTCATGCATAGTGttaagaaaacaatataatttcagcttaatcatataattttgcaatgatattattatttatatttttgttttttgttttgcacgtttgttttaaaatattataaaaattgacaatatttgttttaaattttaatcttaatttacccataataaaaatagaaacagaaatatattattatacatactcAGATATACGAAGTAAAGCACCACAATTTCGAGGACTAGGAGTTGTATCTAATGTCAATTTGATTCCTCTCTGTTTTTCAGGATCAGAAGTATTTGGAGGTATTTCCACTAATCTGATACTGTGTGGTTTCCGTGTGAATGGATAATTAGGTGCTCTATTAATTGGCTGCATTTGTCTCTTATAACAACTTCCACAATATAGTTTGGATCTCTCAACTAATGCATAACTTTCTCCATCTCCAATGAAAGCTCCACAAGAATTACAGGCAAAACATTCTGGGTGAAATTTGTGATCACCTGCCAACATGACAGGACCTGTAATGATTTGACCACAACCTTGACAAGCTTCTCCATAAGCAGCCCAATAATCATCTTTACAAAAAAGTAAACCATCTTTCTCAAAGTACCATGTGGAGAGACCAATATCACATGCAGAGCACCtaaaaaatcacaattttatgaataatttattcttatcaatattgttttgttattttgttattattattattatttatatttttaccgaAAACAATCAATATGCCATTCTTGATATAATGCCTGTATGAATTCATCTTCATCAATTGCATTGAGACATCCAGCACATGGTAATTTCCCACTACTTTCCCTACTTCCCAGatctagaaaatattaaaaacaaatttaattgaaaaaccaCTTATATGTGAAAttgatatgaattattttttacttttataatttctcgtTAGAATCTCTTTTATGATTTCAAACATTCTATCTgtatcatatatttacattaaatatttaccccATGCATATTTGCGTAATTTTCGCGTGAAAGTAACccgataatagaaattttattgaatattaaattttatatatttcgaatttgtcGCAGttacaaaaacaaatataacgcAGTCACACGGAAAACAGAACGCGTCAGGGACGTATAGTAGGAAGGAAATGTG is a window encoding:
- the LOC108002491 gene encoding LIM domain kinase 1 isoform X1 — translated: MDEVSSNDLGSRESSGKLPCAGCLNAIDEDEFIQALYQEWHIDCFRCSACDIGLSTWYFEKDGLLFCKDDYWAAYGEACQGCGQIITGPVMLAGDHKFHPECFACNSCGAFIGDGESYALVERSKLYCGSCYKRQMQPINRAPNYPFTRKPHSIRLVEIPPNTSDPEKQRGIKLTLDTTPSPRNCGALLRISELMRNVRGKISKLLASVMEVLFRLCCHFSNHRLNMSSDLISLHIGDRILEVNGTPVKDQPIESIENLIQYSDTVLQLTIEHDPDTVSRQLTYSSPSAAMLTSISSSKTSPENKERLFKRRDEGYISGTRSRQLRRTRDPMHKERSSSMSRLLDGSSPTNLTCDLSRTRSFRVEPKNQRIFRASDLVKGELLGTGFFGQVFKVTHRDTNEVMVLKELYRVDEEAQKNFLKEVAVLRSLHHNNVLRFIGVLYKDKKLHLVTEYIAGGTLRALLHDTNEILPWEQRTSFAKDIAAGMAYLHSMNIIHRDLNSHNCLVREDKTVVVADFGLARIIQNGNSPDNRKYSRHSEGETKTSKKERKKRYTVVGNPYWMAPEMMKGNKYDEKVDIFSFGIVVCEIIGRVQADPDYLPRSSDFGLNQNVFKEKFCSNCPEMFYMIAFLCCDLNPDKRPPFEIMQLWLEGLAMHLSMGAELPSNLEYDIRNYIGPSTSTSESTTPESLAPQLKPIKEGQVHQEKKRCSGCNDSTLEREETESNNILQVPDVINSRGKYIRQNSKTNDSPGTSSRYSRQNSRSKEVSIEKPEIVISPDSSGFTGCFPRQNIKSNESAVYNFNDKQDSYLKKDLTECNLRRIPTIEKMRYVGRTNPCSLSDTPEYIIDNKVLCKVNNCLNFKSAEKSNEYNSIGDSHSRIKLENKFKMSDTNSVSSYLKQIGKSINVVEKENKIDGQNDNDTKKITAETSKSSGGSYLRRTKISPTKETPKDAFLSQKNSQSEAISFSLQSKAEITEDKSINDKLIRQESNISDIGSILSRQGSLTVLDCTAKHKDQIYKDYSSFNTLQKEDFHKEGNFKKNTMFYYTDNLYSNSSLSKNDDFLSYNTRNETNIDNEKDYTTEDCTKFKSDDSKKTVIETIPVYDGKLPNSLTEYTGCYKNVDLCRQDSFGSDSAVGTMRSNFFADLEFVHLRDGRHTPDLCHTPERCCTPNRATSPIESTAL
- the LOC108002491 gene encoding LIM domain kinase 1 isoform X3, coding for MLAGDHKFHPECFACNSCGAFIGDGESYALVERSKLYCGSCYKRQMQPINRAPNYPFTRKPHSIRLVEIPPNTSDPEKQRGIKLTLDTTPSPRNCGALLRISELMRNVRGKISKLLASVMEVLFRLCCHFSNHRLNMSSDLISLHIGDRILEVNGTPVKDQPIESIENLIQYSDTVLQLTIEHDPDTVSRQLTYSSPSAAMLTSISSSKTSPENKERLFKRRDEGYISGTRSRQLRRTRDPMHKERSSSMSRLLDGSSPTNLTCDLSRTRSFRVEPKNQRIFRASDLVKGELLGTGFFGQVFKVTHRDTNEVMVLKELYRVDEEAQKNFLKEVAVLRSLHHNNVLRFIGVLYKDKKLHLVTEYIAGGTLRALLHDTNEILPWEQRTSFAKDIAAGMAYLHSMNIIHRDLNSHNCLVREDKTVVVADFGLARIIQNGNSPDNRKYSRHSEGETKTSKKERKKRYTVVGNPYWMAPEMMKGNKYDEKVDIFSFGIVVCEIIGRVQADPDYLPRSSDFGLNQNVFKEKFCSNCPEMFYMIAFLCCDLNPDKRPPFEIMQLWLEGLAMHLSMGAELPSNLEYDIRNYIGPSTSTSESTTPESLAPQLKPIKEGQVHQEKKRCSGCNDSTLEREETESNNILQVPDVINSRGKYIRQNSKTNDSPGTSSRYSRQNSRSKEVSIEKPEIVISPDSSGFTGCFPRQNIKSNESAVYNFNDKQDSYLKKDLTECNLRRIPTIEKMRYVGRTNPCSLSDTPEYIIDNKVLCKVNNCLNFKSAEKSNEYNSIGDSHSRIKLENKFKMSDTNSVSSYLKQIGKSINVVEKENKIDGQNDNDTKKITAETSKSSGGSYLRRTKISPTKETPKDAFLSQKNSQSEAISFSLQSKAEITEDKSINDKLIRQESNISDIGSILSRQGSLTVLDCTAKHKDQIYKDYSSFNTLQKEDFHKEGNFKKNTMFYYTDNLYSNSSLSKNDDFLSYNTRNETNIDNEKDYTTEDCTKFKSDDSKKTVIETIPVYDGKLPNSLTEYTGCYKNVDLCRQDSFGSDSAVGTMRSNFFADLEFVHLRDGRHTPDLCHTPERCCTPNRATSPIESTAL
- the LOC108002491 gene encoding LIM domain kinase 1 isoform X2, with translation MDEVSSNDLGSRESSGKLPCAGCLNAIDEDEFIQALYQEWHIDCFRCSACDIGLSTWYFEKDGLLFCKDDYWAAYGEACQGCGQIITGPVMLAGDHKFHPECFACNSCGAFIGDGESYALVERSKLYCGSCYKRQMQPINRAPNYPFTRKPHSIRLVEIPPNTSDPEKQRGIKLTLDTTPSPRNCGALLRISELNMSSDLISLHIGDRILEVNGTPVKDQPIESIENLIQYSDTVLQLTIEHDPDTVSRQLTYSSPSAAMLTSISSSKTSPENKERLFKRRDEGYISGTRSRQLRRTRDPMHKERSSSMSRLLDGSSPTNLTCDLSRTRSFRVEPKNQRIFRASDLVKGELLGTGFFGQVFKVTHRDTNEVMVLKELYRVDEEAQKNFLKEVAVLRSLHHNNVLRFIGVLYKDKKLHLVTEYIAGGTLRALLHDTNEILPWEQRTSFAKDIAAGMAYLHSMNIIHRDLNSHNCLVREDKTVVVADFGLARIIQNGNSPDNRKYSRHSEGETKTSKKERKKRYTVVGNPYWMAPEMMKGNKYDEKVDIFSFGIVVCEIIGRVQADPDYLPRSSDFGLNQNVFKEKFCSNCPEMFYMIAFLCCDLNPDKRPPFEIMQLWLEGLAMHLSMGAELPSNLEYDIRNYIGPSTSTSESTTPESLAPQLKPIKEGQVHQEKKRCSGCNDSTLEREETESNNILQVPDVINSRGKYIRQNSKTNDSPGTSSRYSRQNSRSKEVSIEKPEIVISPDSSGFTGCFPRQNIKSNESAVYNFNDKQDSYLKKDLTECNLRRIPTIEKMRYVGRTNPCSLSDTPEYIIDNKVLCKVNNCLNFKSAEKSNEYNSIGDSHSRIKLENKFKMSDTNSVSSYLKQIGKSINVVEKENKIDGQNDNDTKKITAETSKSSGGSYLRRTKISPTKETPKDAFLSQKNSQSEAISFSLQSKAEITEDKSINDKLIRQESNISDIGSILSRQGSLTVLDCTAKHKDQIYKDYSSFNTLQKEDFHKEGNFKKNTMFYYTDNLYSNSSLSKNDDFLSYNTRNETNIDNEKDYTTEDCTKFKSDDSKKTVIETIPVYDGKLPNSLTEYTGCYKNVDLCRQDSFGSDSAVGTMRSNFFADLEFVHLRDGRHTPDLCHTPERCCTPNRATSPIESTAL